Within Pseudomonadota bacterium, the genomic segment CATAGTCTTGCCTGACCCGGGTGGGCCGATCATAAGGACATTATGCCCCCCGCTCGCTGATATCTCCAGGGCACGTTTCGCCTGTGCCTGTCCTTTAATATCTGAAAAATTGAGCCTGTCGCTTATCACATGTTGATTCAATAAAAAGTCGTCACCGGCAGTGAATTCCTGAAGTTCGCATTCGCCCCTGAAATAATGGACGATATCAAGAAGATGGGTTGCTCCCTGTACTTTAACGCCTTTTACGATTGATGCCTCATTCCCGTTCTCCTGCGGCACAATCAGGTTTTTTATACCCGCCCTTTTTGCCAGCATGGCGATTGGCAAGACACCCTTAATGCTTTTCACCCTTCCGTCAAGAGAAAGTTCGCCTGCGATAAGATAACTTCTTATAGTCTCTTCTTTTATGACACCCAATGACACGAGTATACCGATGGCAATGGGAAGATCAAAGGAGGAACCTTCTTTCCTGACATCTGCAGGGGCAAGATTTATGGTAATCCTGTCGTTCGGAAATTCAAACCCTGCATTTTTTATGGCAGCCCTTACCCTCTCCTTACTCTCCTTCACAGATGTTTCAGGTAAACCCACAATATTAAAAGCAGGCAACCCGAACGATATGTCGACCTCTACGTCTATCTTTATGCCATCAATACCATAAATTGTAGCTGTGGAAATTTTTGAAATCATAGACCCCCAGTTTTCTTAGCGTTTAGCGGATAGCGTTTAACCCTTACCCACGCAATAAATATTCTCTATGCTATGTGCTCTACGCTCTACGCTATTTTTCAGACAGCTGTTTTACTATTTCCCTTACTTCCTGCGCCCTGTCTGCATTACACACAAGAATACCCTTTTTTGAAACGACGATTACAAGATCTGATACACCGATAGTACCTACTGGCAAATCTTCGCTGAATATCACACAATCTTTTGTGTCCACACGTATGACATTGCCTTTTACATAATCCCCGTTCTCGTCAAGCTCCAGAACCCTCAGAAGTGATGACCATGTTCCCACATCGTCCCAGATGAATTGTGCCGGTAACATTAAAACGTTATCCGCCTTTTCCATAAGCCCGTAATCGATGGATTTTCTCTGAAGGCTTCTATAGATACCGGCAATTTTCTCTGAATCCTTTGATGTCATGGTATTTTTAAGATTCATAAGCCCGCTGTATAACTCCGGCATATGTCTTTTTATACCCGCCATTACAGCCTTTGCCTGCCAGATAAAAATACCGCCATTCCAGTAATAATTTCCTTCATCAATATATTTTATTGCAGTTTTTCTGTCCGGTTTTTCAACATATCTGCTTACCCTGTAGCAGACATCATCTCCAATGACATTGAATGCCTCGTATGCATTTATGTAGCCATAACCGGTCTCGGGTCTCACGGGTTTTATACCGATTGCAATGAGGTGATCACCTGTTTTTGCACATTCAACTGCCCTGGAAATCGTTTTAACGAAATTATCCACATCGGGGATATACTGGTCAGCAGGTAGAACCACCATAACAGACTCTTTATCCCGTTCTAAAACAGAGAGCGCAGAATAGCCGATGCAGGGTGCCGTATCTCTTCCTTCGGGTTCAACAATGAAATTTTCATCGGGTAGCATTTTAAGCTGTTCCCGGGCCACATCAAGGTGGTGTTGGCCGAGTACAACTAATACCCTCTCAAGGGGTACTACTCTGCTTGCCCGCTCAACAGTAAGCTGTATGAGGGTCTTATCACCCATAATTTTCAGGAAGGGCTTTGGGACAGACTCTGTGCTTAAAGGCCAGAACCTTTCCCCTTTGCCGCCAGCCATGATTACGACATATACATGTTGTAATAGTTTTGAGTTTTGAGTTTTGAGTTTTGAGTTAGAAACTTTCACTTTCGGGTTTCTCATTTAGTTAATCACTGTTAATTACACATTCACATAATTACTCAATTACTCGATATACTTAATTATCTTCGGCAATACGTCCGATGCCGTTCCTTTGAAAAAGTAGTCAGAAATGGAGGAAGTAAAGGGTGTGTTCTCCGGATTTATTTCAACTATTGTTGCCCCGTTGGATTTCGATGTATAAGGTATCTCCGCCGCAGGGTACACTACTCCTGAAGTCCCGATTATGAACATTACTTTACATTTGTTTGCCGCATCGCTCGCCCTGATCATCTCAAGCATGGGGATTCCTTCGCCAAAAAACACTACATCCGGTTTTAAGGCACTGTTACACTTCTCGCACCTTGGATATGGCTGAATGCTTACTATTTCAGGTGAAAGAGGGGTTCTTTTTGAACAGCTCATGCAGATAAGCCACCTGTGATTGCCGTGGTATTCAATAACATTGCTGTTACCTGCAATATGATGCAGGCCATCGACATTTTGAGTTATAACGGCCTTTAAATACCCTTTCCTCTGTAATTCACTCAAGGCAAGATGGGCCGGGCTCGGTGAAGAATCAAGGATAACCTGTGACATCTCGCGGAGCATTACCCAGACCTTTTCCGGATTATTATTGAACGCCCTGATGTGGGCATATTCCATGGGATCGTACTTTTCCCACAGACCCTGCCCGCCCCTGAAGGCCGGGATGCCGCTGTCTACAGATATGCCAGCGCCTGTAAATGCCACCACATAACCCTTCTCTTTTATAAGGTCCGCTACTTTTTGGTAATCATCTATCATTTTTTCCCTTTGAACCGTTTAAACTGTTTAAACCGTTCAAACCGCTTAAACTGTCAGTTCGTTTTCCATCCCTTATTAATATCTTTGAAGGCAGGGATAATGCCGAAGCCGTCTGCCTTTTTGACAGCCCTCTTCACTGCTTCGCCAATAACAAAATCACTTAAAACCCCTACTCTGTTGATGTCCGCTTCCACTTCGCCTGCCGAGACAGCAAAAATCAGGTCTCCATCAAAGGTGGTATGGACGGGGATGATTGTTTTGATAAGGCCTCCCTGCGCCATCTGAGCAATTTTTGTTATGTCCCTTTTGTTAAATTTTGCATTTGTTGCAACCACGCCGAGTGTAGTGTTTACCGGGCCGAATTGTTTTTTTGTATATCCTTTTTTCAGAGTCTCAACGGTGTGGGCAAATTCAAGACTTTGTTCTGAAACTCGTGCGCCGGCAATGATCTTGCCTGTAATGTTGTCGATTATATCACCAAACGCATTTACCACAACAAGGGCTCCCACAATCAACCCGTCAGGCAAAACAATGCTGCTTGTTCCTGTGCCGCCCTTCATTGACCTGGGGACTTCAAAGAGTTTACCCAGCGCTGCGCCTACGCCTACGCCGACGCTCCCTTCTTCCACGTGTTCGCCGGCATTAATGCAGGCTTCATATCCCATTGCCGGTGTTGGTCTTGCTTTAGGGTCGCCAAAAAAGAGGTCAAATATTACAGCAGTTGGAACGATGGGTATCTTTGCGACACCTACATCAAATCCAACCCCTTTTTCTTCAAGGTATCTCATTACTCCTGAAGCGGCATCAAGACCGAAGGAACTTCCACCGCTTAAGAGGATCGCGTGAACCTGTTCCACGATATGGCTTATATTCAGGGCGTCAACCTGTCGTGTACCGGAGGCGCTCCCCCTGACGTCTAAACCACAAACCCCGCCTTTTTCACAGAGGACAACAGTACAACCGGTGTACCCTGTTAAGTCGGAAGCATGACCTACTTTTATCCCCGGGACGTCTGTAATCGCATTAAACATTTGAAAAACCTAACAGAAGGAAAATGTATTGTCAACCCTGTAAATGTTGATTTATCTTTAAAGAACCCTCATCGTTCTGCTTTTTCAGGTCCTCTTTCATCTTTACGAGCTTTTCTCTGATTCCATCATGTTTAATGGAGAGTATTTCACATGCAAGGATTGCGGCATTCTTTGAGGCATTAATACCGACCGTTGCAACAGGTATACCTTTCGGCATTGACACGATAGAGAGAAGTGCATCGATGCCGTTGAGTGAGCCGCTACCGGTGGGTACCCCGATAACCGGCAATATTGTATGAGATGCAATCACGCCAGGGAGATGCGCTGCCATCCCTGCCACAGCGATAATGACCTCAAACCCTTCTTCCTGCGCATTTTTTGCATACGTTATGGTTTTTTCGGGATTACGGTGAGCTGAAGATATATCCAGTTTAAAGGATATACCCATTTCCTTCAGGAAAGTTGTTGCATCCTTTACTACGGGAAGATCGCTGTCACTCCCCACGAGAATAAGTATTTTTGCCTTTTCCATAAAATCTCCCTGCATGCAACATTCAGCTTTTATTTAATTTACATGAAAGTCTATTTTTTTGCTACAACAATAAATAAAGTATTTTTCATAAAATACATATTTTGATATATAATTCTAAGGAAATGAAAGAGGGCGATGCTAAACCGTGCAAAATCATTGATACATTTATCGAAAAAGCCCCTCTTTTCAATGGATTGCCCGAGAAACAACTCGAAGAATTATCTCACATAGCAACAAATTCTCTTTTTAAACGTGGCGAAACAATCTTCTCTGAAGGGGATGAAGCTAACGGTTTTTACGTTTTACGATCAGGCCGGGTTAAGATTTTTAAGCTTTCCTTTGAGGGGAAAGAGCAGACCCTTCATATCATTGTGCCGGGAGAGCCTTTTGGAGAAGTACCGGTCTTCGCAGGCGAGACTTTCCCTGCCCATGCCGAGGCGTTAGAGGAAAGCAGGACAATCTTCTTTTCAAAAAAGGCCTTTATGGAATTGATTAAAAAAGATCCCTCCATTGCCCTGAATATGCTTGCCATCCTGTCACGGAGGCTGAAACAATTTACCAAGCTCGTTGAAAACCTATCCCTCAAAGAGGTGCCACAAAGGCTTGCATCGTATTTTCTTTTTGTAAGCAGCAGGGAAAATGAGGATTCCGTGGAATTAGACATGGCAAAGGGACAACTGGCAAGCATCCTTGGCACGATCCCTGAGACACTTTCACGTATTCTCAGCAAAATGGTGAATCAAGACCTTATCCGCGTTCAGGGACGCACGATAAAGCTCATTGATAAAAAGGGGCTCGAAGAGGTTGTAACCGGGGAAAAGACCCTGCTGTAAGGCGATGCACGTTTCATGGTGCACGATGGAGAAACGTTTCCGCAATCTGTTTCATTTTGGTTGTACCCGCTCCTCCTCGGTATACCGCCAGATTTCAACAACCGAGACAAAGAGGGCGAGCACAAGTGGACCCATGATGAAACCTATTAAGCCAAAAAGCTTTATTCCTCCGAGAATACTGAAGAAAATGGCGAGGATAGGCATTTTCATTTTACCCTTGATGATAAGCGGCCTCAAGATATTATCCACCATACTGATGACAAATATGCCGATGAGAATCAGGATAACAGCCTTGATATAACTACCATTTAATAAGAGGTAACCCGTTGCCGGCCCCCATATTATAAATGTCCCGAGCATGGGGACAAAAGAAGTAATGAACATTGCAAGCCCCCATAAAACCGGAGAGGGGATGCCGAGGATAGAAAAGACGATGCCTCCGATGGCCCCTTGAACAAGCGCAACGGTAACCCCACCATAAATGGTTGATATAACAATATCCTTTACCTGCTTAATGAGCTTATCACGCTCTCTTTTTCCAAAGGGCATGTAGCCGCTCAATCTGTCGAGAAATTTCGGACCATCTTCAAGGAAGAAAAAGATCGAAAAGAACATAAAAATAAAATTCAATGCGGCAGAGGCAACATTTCCCAGACCGCTCTTGATAATCCCCATAGATTCATTGCCCAGTAGAGAGATGTTACGAGAAACAGTCTTTTGAAGCTCTGCGCTGCTCATATTGAAAAAAGGCGATAGCTTATCGAGGATATTGCTGATAACCGGATGTTCGAATAGTTTCTCAACAGTATCAAAATGCCCGTTTTTTAAATGTTCAATCAAAGAGTTTAACTCCTGGGTGAGCAAGTACGATAAATATGAAAATGGCCCGAATATAACAAGCATTATCAGGAAAAGTGTTGCAAGCGATGTTAGAGGTTGCCACTTGAGGTATTTAAGAAGAAAGGCATAAACCGGATAAAAAACTATTGAAAGCACAATAGCCCATGCAATCGAGGATATAAAAGGCATTAATATCTGATAGCTTAAATACCCCAGAAGCAAAACAAGAAAAAAAAGCGCAATGGTATAAAATCTGTTTGTAACTATATAGATACCCTTTTATCCTGTTATAAAACTATTCTACAGCTAAGTATGTTGTATCTGCCGACAAGGCCTCGGGGTTTATCCCTTTTCTTTTTCGTATGCCTCTTTGCCTGCGTCGATTGCAGCAGATATGACAGTTTTTTCCTTTTCAAGCAGCTCTTTGCCTTTTTCCACTACGGTGGATGCCTTGCTTTTCACATCTTCAATGTAAACCTCTGCCTTTTGTTTAGCTTCATCGGCTAATTTTTTTATCTGTTCCCTCGTTTCCTGCCCCAATTTAGGTGCCGTTAATAATGCTATCCCTGCACCAACCACTCCTCCAAGGAAAAATGCAAGAAGTACTGAACCGGTACTGCAACCTTTTTCTTCCTGTCCCATATTTGCCTCCTTTTTCTTTAATTTTATTTTTTTGAAAAAAGTCCTTTCAACAATACTGCCGAAGCAGCCCTTATGCCGGCCCTCAAACAGGATGCGCGAAGGGTGCAGGTTGTTGTTATTTCGTTTATCGATTTACTCACCTGCTGTGCATTTTGACCGATTTCCTTTACGGAACCCGATAGTGTCTTCACATCATCCGTAACAATACCAACGTTATCAGTGATCCGTCTCACGCTTATTAAGGTCTGCTGGAGTTCTTCAAACGTAGGTTTCAATGTGTCGTCCGAGGTCTTGATAAACTGCCTTAAAGATTTTATCGTTTCTTTCAGCTCCATCAGGACATATATCAATGCACAAACCAAGGCAATGGTTGAAAGGGCAATGATACCGAGAAAAAAGTTACTCATGATGGCTCCCCCGTTCGTTTAATCCTCACTGGCTGCGTTGTCATAATCCTTTATTATACCATTAACCGGATGCATTGTGGATAATTTTCTTTTATTCCCTCGCTTTGATGAAAAACCCGAAAACGGCAATAATTGCCATCCCGATACCGGAAATGGCATACAAATACAACCCCCATGTCATATTACCAAAGATGTCCGTAAAGACCCCCCTGTTAAAAATAAAGCCCCAGTAGAAGACAAACAGATAAGAAATGATGAGTCCAAGCTTGTGTCTGCCCAAGAGCAGACATCCGGAATTAAGAAGCACAAGCAACACCACTTCCCACAACGGCACAGCAAACTCTTTGCCTGAAAAAAAACCTAAAAAAGAGACTGTCGATTCCATGGCACTGTCACCTCGTTAATAAATTTTCTCTTGATATCTTGATATATAGTATACATTACCTGTCAACTGACCTTTATTGAGAAAAGCTATGTCTTTTTCCTCAGAATCAGAGAGCCCAGTGCGCCTGCGAAGGAGACTATTGCAGACAGGATAAAAGCATTTGTGAAAGTGCCCGTCACATCCTTTATATATCCACCTATTGCCGGTCCCAACGCCTGGCCTATGCCGAAAAAGAGCGTGATAAAGCCGAGGCCTGCCGGTGCCAATCTGCCGCCTACCGCATCACCAGAGGCTGCTGCCATAATTGTGGGTATTGAGAAAGCAGCAATGCCAAACACCACTGCAGAAATATAAAAACCTGTGTAATCCTTCCAGAAGGCAAAGATGATGTATGAGAGCGTGAGGGTGAGATATGCAATCATGGAGCCGTACCTCCTGCCGAGCACATCTGATATCCAGCCATAAATAACGCCGCAAAAGATACTGAAAACGCCGAGCACAGCAAATATCCTTCCTGCGGCAACAGGAGCTACGCCCATTTCTTTTGTAAGGTATGCGACAAAAAATGTGAGGTAAATGATATAGGAAAACCCGTACATGAAATAAACACAGCCAAGCTTCCATATCTCCGGTTCTACCACTACATCCTTGAATGCAGAAAACAGGGTAACCTTTGGTCCGCCTTTTTGTTCCTCTTCTCCACCATAAATAGATAGACCTTTTTCTTTCGGGTTATTTCTTAAAAACGCATAACAGACGAATGCAAGAATAAATACAGTAATTCCCAGCAAGAACCATGCATATCTCCATCCTTCCTTCCCGAAGGCCGATATGACAGGCGGGAGAACGATCCCTGAAAAAAAGAGTCCGGTTCCTATACCACCAGAAACTATGCCCGTTGCAAGACCTCTTTTTTTCATAACAAACCAGGCAGCAGGGAGCGCCATAATGGGAACATAGCTCCCTCCGTTTCCTGTTCCTGTGATGAGTCTCATAAAAAATGCGTAAATGAAAGAATTTGAAAACCCTGTAAGAAAAAGACTTACACCTATTACAAGAAGAGATATGAAGACAACCCTCCTTATCCCGAAACGGGCTGCAAGAAACCCTCCGATGATGGCGAGGCAGAGATACCCTATAAAGTTACCCGTTGCAATAGAGCCTAACTGTGTATAACTCAGCGTCAAACCATCCTTCATAGACGGCAATATTACAGAATATGACATCCTCCCGAAGCCATGGGCAAGGATTGTAACAAGTGCCCCTGTAAATGCAATACCCCATGCGTAATGTAACTTTTTCATATACCCCTCCTTTTTTCAATAACCAATCATCAATCTTTCAAATTACACCTGTCTGCCTCGTCCAAGGCATAGGCAGAAA encodes:
- the purE gene encoding 5-(carboxyamino)imidazole ribonucleotide mutase; translation: MEKAKILILVGSDSDLPVVKDATTFLKEMGISFKLDISSAHRNPEKTITYAKNAQEEGFEVIIAVAGMAAHLPGVIASHTILPVIGVPTGSGSLNGIDALLSIVSMPKGIPVATVGINASKNAAILACEILSIKHDGIREKLVKMKEDLKKQNDEGSLKINQHLQG
- a CDS encoding mannose-1-phosphate guanylyltransferase, whose product is MKVSNSKLKTQNSKLLQHVYVVIMAGGKGERFWPLSTESVPKPFLKIMGDKTLIQLTVERASRVVPLERVLVVLGQHHLDVAREQLKMLPDENFIVEPEGRDTAPCIGYSALSVLERDKESVMVVLPADQYIPDVDNFVKTISRAVECAKTGDHLIAIGIKPVRPETGYGYINAYEAFNVIGDDVCYRVSRYVEKPDRKTAIKYIDEGNYYWNGGIFIWQAKAVMAGIKRHMPELYSGLMNLKNTMTSKDSEKIAGIYRSLQRKSIDYGLMEKADNVLMLPAQFIWDDVGTWSSLLRVLELDENGDYVKGNVIRVDTKDCVIFSEDLPVGTIGVSDLVIVVSKKGILVCNADRAQEVREIVKQLSEK
- a CDS encoding Crp/Fnr family transcriptional regulator; translation: MKEGDAKPCKIIDTFIEKAPLFNGLPEKQLEELSHIATNSLFKRGETIFSEGDEANGFYVLRSGRVKIFKLSFEGKEQTLHIIVPGEPFGEVPVFAGETFPAHAEALEESRTIFFSKKAFMELIKKDPSIALNMLAILSRRLKQFTKLVENLSLKEVPQRLASYFLFVSSRENEDSVELDMAKGQLASILGTIPETLSRILSKMVNQDLIRVQGRTIKLIDKKGLEEVVTGEKTLL
- a CDS encoding P1 family peptidase translates to MFNAITDVPGIKVGHASDLTGYTGCTVVLCEKGGVCGLDVRGSASGTRQVDALNISHIVEQVHAILLSGGSSFGLDAASGVMRYLEEKGVGFDVGVAKIPIVPTAVIFDLFFGDPKARPTPAMGYEACINAGEHVEEGSVGVGVGAALGKLFEVPRSMKGGTGTSSIVLPDGLIVGALVVVNAFGDIIDNITGKIIAGARVSEQSLEFAHTVETLKKGYTKKQFGPVNTTLGVVATNAKFNKRDITKIAQMAQGGLIKTIIPVHTTFDGDLIFAVSAGEVEADINRVGVLSDFVIGEAVKRAVKKADGFGIIPAFKDINKGWKTN
- a CDS encoding YtxH domain-containing protein; this encodes MGQEEKGCSTGSVLLAFFLGGVVGAGIALLTAPKLGQETREQIKKLADEAKQKAEVYIEDVKSKASTVVEKGKELLEKEKTVISAAIDAGKEAYEKEKG
- a CDS encoding DUF948 domain-containing protein, with the protein product MSNFFLGIIALSTIALVCALIYVLMELKETIKSLRQFIKTSDDTLKPTFEELQQTLISVRRITDNVGIVTDDVKTLSGSVKEIGQNAQQVSKSINEITTTCTLRASCLRAGIRAASAVLLKGLFSKK
- a CDS encoding NAD-dependent deacylase, encoding MIDDYQKVADLIKEKGYVVAFTGAGISVDSGIPAFRGGQGLWEKYDPMEYAHIRAFNNNPEKVWVMLREMSQVILDSSPSPAHLALSELQRKGYLKAVITQNVDGLHHIAGNSNVIEYHGNHRWLICMSCSKRTPLSPEIVSIQPYPRCEKCNSALKPDVVFFGEGIPMLEMIRASDAANKCKVMFIIGTSGVVYPAAEIPYTSKSNGATIVEINPENTPFTSSISDYFFKGTASDVLPKIIKYIE
- a CDS encoding MFS transporter, whose protein sequence is MKKLHYAWGIAFTGALVTILAHGFGRMSYSVILPSMKDGLTLSYTQLGSIATGNFIGYLCLAIIGGFLAARFGIRRVVFISLLVIGVSLFLTGFSNSFIYAFFMRLITGTGNGGSYVPIMALPAAWFVMKKRGLATGIVSGGIGTGLFFSGIVLPPVISAFGKEGWRYAWFLLGITVFILAFVCYAFLRNNPKEKGLSIYGGEEEQKGGPKVTLFSAFKDVVVEPEIWKLGCVYFMYGFSYIIYLTFFVAYLTKEMGVAPVAAGRIFAVLGVFSIFCGVIYGWISDVLGRRYGSMIAYLTLTLSYIIFAFWKDYTGFYISAVVFGIAAFSIPTIMAAASGDAVGGRLAPAGLGFITLFFGIGQALGPAIGGYIKDVTGTFTNAFILSAIVSFAGALGSLILRKKT
- a CDS encoding AI-2E family transporter, translating into MALFFLVLLLGYLSYQILMPFISSIAWAIVLSIVFYPVYAFLLKYLKWQPLTSLATLFLIMLVIFGPFSYLSYLLTQELNSLIEHLKNGHFDTVEKLFEHPVISNILDKLSPFFNMSSAELQKTVSRNISLLGNESMGIIKSGLGNVASAALNFIFMFFSIFFFLEDGPKFLDRLSGYMPFGKRERDKLIKQVKDIVISTIYGGVTVALVQGAIGGIVFSILGIPSPVLWGLAMFITSFVPMLGTFIIWGPATGYLLLNGSYIKAVILILIGIFVISMVDNILRPLIIKGKMKMPILAIFFSILGGIKLFGLIGFIMGPLVLALFVSVVEIWRYTEEERVQPK